The following proteins are encoded in a genomic region of Phycisphaerales bacterium:
- the secD gene encoding protein translocase subunit SecD: MMRNRLGWGLLAMAMLAFAIWGFMPPKEKLRLGKDLAGGVTLTYAVQIEPGQNAQEILNQLATVLGERIDPGNQMDISIVPVGRDRLEITMPLPTETVKQLRRDFEAELERIEQYTIDPVRFERLMGEEPDARAAAIERIRENSLELADRLQNAARAYDRLVAAEQAYRNLLSQESPDESALDDAETEAALASLDYDDARSEALKLSITPAEVRRVLEFSRTPTRKIDSELKEVVELPSPFERAWTSLMERAAPADGQGQSSLQAELERVLAAYTTYTEERRSLDDPQDLKRLLRGSGELDFRITVEANSRADETALREELREVGPRNANPEGAVWLRLAKVESWFDTLAQAEALEADPVSFFASRGFVVEPYDGMYWMLVWDQIGNRLTSAEGEWQVSRAYMGRDEIGRNNIVFNMDTLGGQRLGELTGEHVGDNMAVILDDRIITAPTLRGRISTSGSISGDFSLEELRDIIQILNAGALQARLSPEPISENTIGPSLGQDNLESGLRAGVYALIAVSIFMMLYYFAYGAVAVIALGCNAALILGAMALNQSAFTMPGIAGVVLTFGMAVDANVLIFERIREELRNGLDLAQSAKLGYQRALSAIVDGNVTNLIVCVVLVGVGTQEVKGFAITLGVGVVCTMISALIISRLLLSVLVDDANIKALGKPRTAMLATALPIIDRVLEPNFDWIKARYVCWAISLFAVLASVALIVNQRDRMLDTEFVGGTQVVLRFGENEAGEPKMLTRQDVLDRVMGVAEEAPDGSQLKLLEQADIVPLDPEDDGVTSDTFQIKTLATNSDEVQDELARAFEDVLDVQAAVTFDQADVADARRGPVYPITGPAPLGSHIGRPQYRDEIDGYVGGAAVVLENITQGQTLTQIEQRIDLLRGQADFSSTLGRPRELRVLERYEDDSVRSAVLLTIDPMTSYFSDRDRWWQDVGQLEWDLVRGALTTSTTLASVSNFSPAIAEEFRGRAVFAVVISFVLITIYIWVRFGSVRYSLVALTALAHDVILALGMIAMAELIYEFPTGARVASFFNVLPFRIDLNTVAALLTIIGYSLNDTIIIMDRIRENRGKLPYANRRVVNLSVNQTLSRTVITSGTTLFAVIVLYFAGGEGLRPFAYVLLVGMVVGTYSSVAVAAPLVWSRKADPSARGTDRGGASDGDNPFSGPQPGSTTAKDPDQPMR; the protein is encoded by the coding sequence ATGATGCGTAACCGACTGGGATGGGGCCTGCTGGCGATGGCGATGCTCGCCTTCGCGATCTGGGGCTTCATGCCCCCCAAAGAAAAGCTGCGTCTGGGCAAGGATCTTGCAGGTGGCGTCACGCTCACCTATGCCGTGCAGATCGAGCCTGGCCAGAATGCCCAGGAGATCCTTAACCAACTGGCGACCGTGCTGGGTGAGCGCATCGATCCGGGCAACCAGATGGACATCAGCATCGTGCCGGTGGGGCGTGACCGCCTCGAAATCACGATGCCGCTGCCCACCGAGACCGTCAAGCAGCTTCGGCGAGACTTCGAGGCCGAGCTCGAGCGGATCGAGCAGTACACCATCGATCCGGTGCGCTTCGAGCGGTTGATGGGCGAAGAGCCCGACGCCCGCGCGGCGGCGATCGAGCGCATCCGCGAGAACAGTCTCGAATTGGCCGATCGCCTGCAGAATGCCGCTCGAGCCTACGACCGCTTGGTCGCAGCCGAGCAGGCGTATCGCAACCTCCTCAGCCAGGAATCGCCCGATGAGTCGGCGCTCGACGACGCGGAGACCGAAGCCGCGTTGGCGTCATTGGATTATGACGATGCCCGTAGCGAGGCGCTGAAGCTCTCGATCACGCCCGCCGAGGTGCGCCGCGTGCTGGAGTTCAGCCGCACGCCCACGCGCAAGATCGACTCGGAGCTCAAGGAAGTCGTCGAGCTTCCCAGCCCCTTCGAGCGGGCGTGGACGTCGCTCATGGAGCGGGCCGCTCCGGCCGACGGCCAAGGCCAAAGCTCGTTGCAGGCCGAGCTGGAACGTGTGCTGGCCGCCTACACCACGTACACCGAAGAGCGCCGCTCGCTGGACGATCCGCAGGACCTCAAGCGTCTGCTGCGAGGCTCGGGCGAGCTTGACTTCCGCATCACGGTCGAGGCGAACAGCCGGGCGGACGAAACCGCCCTTCGCGAAGAACTCCGAGAGGTCGGTCCGCGCAATGCCAACCCCGAGGGTGCGGTGTGGCTGCGGTTGGCCAAGGTCGAGTCGTGGTTCGACACGCTCGCGCAGGCCGAGGCCCTCGAGGCCGACCCCGTCTCGTTCTTCGCATCGCGGGGCTTCGTGGTCGAGCCCTACGACGGCATGTACTGGATGCTGGTGTGGGACCAGATCGGCAACCGCCTGACCAGTGCCGAGGGCGAGTGGCAGGTCTCGAGGGCCTACATGGGCCGCGACGAGATCGGTCGGAACAACATCGTCTTCAACATGGACACGCTGGGCGGCCAGCGGCTTGGCGAGCTGACCGGCGAGCACGTGGGCGACAACATGGCGGTCATCCTCGATGATCGCATCATCACCGCCCCCACGCTGCGGGGCCGCATCTCGACCAGCGGCAGCATCTCGGGCGATTTCTCGCTGGAAGAGCTCCGCGACATCATCCAGATCTTGAACGCAGGCGCCCTGCAGGCACGGTTGAGCCCCGAGCCCATCAGCGAGAACACCATCGGCCCGAGCCTGGGCCAGGACAACCTGGAGAGCGGGCTGCGTGCGGGCGTCTATGCGCTGATCGCCGTCAGCATCTTCATGATGCTCTACTACTTTGCGTACGGCGCCGTGGCGGTCATCGCCCTGGGCTGCAACGCGGCTCTGATCCTCGGGGCCATGGCGCTCAACCAGTCGGCGTTCACCATGCCCGGCATCGCCGGCGTGGTTCTGACCTTCGGCATGGCGGTCGACGCCAACGTGCTCATCTTCGAGCGCATCCGCGAAGAGCTTCGCAACGGACTCGACCTGGCCCAGTCGGCCAAGCTGGGCTACCAGCGCGCCTTGTCGGCCATCGTCGATGGCAACGTGACCAATCTCATCGTCTGCGTCGTGCTCGTGGGCGTGGGCACGCAGGAAGTGAAGGGCTTTGCGATCACCCTGGGCGTGGGCGTGGTGTGCACCATGATCTCCGCCCTGATCATCAGCCGGCTGCTGCTTTCGGTGCTGGTGGACGACGCCAACATCAAGGCGTTGGGCAAGCCCAGGACGGCCATGCTGGCAACGGCGCTGCCGATCATCGACCGCGTGCTTGAACCTAACTTCGACTGGATCAAGGCCCGCTACGTGTGCTGGGCGATTTCGCTGTTCGCCGTGCTCGCGAGTGTGGCGCTCATCGTCAATCAGCGCGACCGCATGCTCGACACCGAGTTCGTGGGCGGTACACAGGTGGTGCTGCGCTTCGGCGAGAACGAAGCGGGCGAGCCCAAGATGCTCACCCGCCAGGACGTCCTTGATCGGGTCATGGGCGTCGCCGAGGAAGCGCCCGACGGAAGCCAGCTCAAGCTCCTGGAACAGGCCGACATCGTGCCGCTGGACCCCGAAGACGATGGGGTCACCAGCGATACGTTCCAGATCAAGACCCTGGCGACCAATTCGGATGAAGTCCAGGACGAACTGGCCCGTGCCTTTGAAGACGTGCTGGACGTCCAGGCCGCCGTTACCTTTGACCAGGCGGATGTCGCCGATGCCCGCCGCGGCCCGGTCTATCCCATCACCGGTCCGGCGCCGCTTGGCTCGCACATCGGTCGGCCGCAGTACCGCGACGAGATTGACGGCTACGTTGGCGGTGCGGCCGTCGTGCTGGAAAACATCACGCAAGGCCAGACGCTCACGCAGATCGAGCAGCGCATCGACCTGTTGCGCGGGCAGGCCGACTTCTCATCGACGCTCGGACGCCCGCGTGAGCTGCGCGTACTGGAGCGGTACGAGGATGACAGCGTTCGCTCGGCCGTGCTCCTCACGATCGACCCGATGACTAGTTACTTCAGCGATCGCGATCGCTGGTGGCAGGACGTGGGGCAGCTCGAGTGGGACCTGGTGCGCGGTGCGCTGACGACTTCGACGACGCTGGCGAGCGTCAGCAACTTCAGCCCGGCCATTGCCGAGGAATTCCGCGGCCGCGCCGTCTTCGCGGTGGTGATCAGCTTCGTCCTGATCACGATCTACATCTGGGTGCGATTCGGCTCGGTCCGCTACTCGCTGGTGGCGCTCACGGCGCTGGCGCACGACGTGATCCTGGCCCTTGGCATGATCGCCATGGCCGAGCTAATCTATGAGTTCCCCACGGGTGCTCGGGTGGCCAGCTTCTTCAACGTGCTTCCGTTCCGCATCGATCTGAACACCGTTGCCGCGTTGCTGACGATCATCGGCTACTCGCTGAACGACACGATCATCATCATGGACCGCATCCGCGAGAATCGCGGCAAGCTGCCGTACGCCAACCGGCGCGTGGTGAACCTGTCGGTGAATCAGACGCTCAGCCGAACGGTCATTACCTCGGGCACCACGCTGTTCGCCGTCATCGTGCTCTACTTTGCCGGCGGCGAGGGCCTGCGCCCGTTTGCCTACGTGCTGCTGGTGGGCATGGTGGTCGGTACGTACTCGTCGGTGGCCGTGGCAGCTCCGCTGGTGTGGTCGCGGAAGGCCGATCCCTCGGCAAGGGGTACCGATCGTGGCGGTGCTTCGGATGGAGACAACCCGTTCTCGGGCCCCCAGCCGGGTTCCACGACAGCCAAGGACCCGGACCAGCCGATGAGGTAG
- a CDS encoding LysM peptidoglycan-binding domain-containing protein gives MSDAPKANQGSLRQTAIGLLALAGLWNAVYWLWPVHREAPVVMASTNEPPTQDAGEATDDVSAIAALPPSDPVEYAEALDPEPPADEPPAIVDPIVHDSGVLGVLPPRFHLHTTTASDRNLGDVASRYYGDKSLAPIIAQANPYKDPRRLTPGQVWRVPVDPDNVQGLLVDADGNPTTAPPADPPEAEYTEYVVRNGDTLGGISQRYYDTTRHAEFIYAYNRERLGLKSIRGIRAGQVLHIPAEPK, from the coding sequence ATGTCCGACGCGCCCAAGGCCAACCAGGGCTCCCTGCGGCAGACCGCGATTGGGCTGCTCGCCCTGGCTGGCTTATGGAACGCGGTCTACTGGCTTTGGCCCGTGCATCGCGAGGCGCCGGTGGTGATGGCCAGCACGAACGAGCCGCCCACGCAGGATGCCGGTGAAGCCACGGACGATGTGTCCGCGATCGCGGCGTTGCCGCCTTCCGATCCCGTGGAATACGCGGAGGCCTTGGATCCCGAACCGCCGGCCGATGAACCTCCCGCCATCGTCGACCCGATCGTTCACGATTCGGGCGTGCTCGGCGTGCTTCCGCCGCGGTTCCATCTGCATACGACGACGGCCAGCGATCGGAATCTCGGCGATGTCGCCAGTCGGTACTACGGGGACAAATCGCTGGCGCCCATCATCGCCCAGGCGAATCCCTACAAGGATCCTCGTCGCCTGACTCCGGGGCAGGTCTGGCGCGTTCCAGTCGACCCGGACAACGTGCAGGGGTTGCTCGTCGACGCCGATGGCAATCCTACTACGGCGCCGCCCGCCGACCCGCCCGAGGCTGAGTACACCGAGTACGTGGTGCGGAATGGCGACACCCTTGGCGGCATTTCCCAGCGGTACTACGACACCACCCGTCACGCCGAGTTCATCTATGCCTACAACCGCGAGCGACTGGGCCTCAAGTCGATCCGTGGCATCCGGGCTGGGCAGGTGCTCCATATTCCCGCGGAGCCGAAATAG
- a CDS encoding NAD-dependent epimerase/dehydratase family protein — translation MSEPSTYIVTGGAGFVGSNCCAALSRARPDAQVICIDDFRVGSFRNLIEAYERHDLGPVSCEVIAQDWSFLHTLLGPRPVGIVHMAAITDTTVEDEAQMLDENAGPAWDGLLESASETGHRLVYASSAATYGTPPQAAQRVAFSLDAAGTPDNIYGFSKWVMENSHRRVQARDPAAHIVGLRFFNVFGPGESNKGPMASMAYKLAQQMLEGKAPRLFTPGDQARDQVYVDDVVDCVLAGLGLGDFRKPTPGVYNLGSGKPTTFNELADAVRRGLGLGEAELATEYFEMPESVRRFYQDFTLANMSETARGLGFTAQHDPVRTIEAYAAYLKQRHTTTPAGATP, via the coding sequence ATGAGCGAGCCATCCACCTACATCGTCACCGGCGGGGCCGGCTTCGTGGGTTCCAACTGCTGCGCGGCGCTCTCGCGTGCCCGGCCCGACGCCCAGGTCATCTGCATCGACGACTTCCGTGTCGGTTCGTTCCGAAATCTCATCGAGGCCTACGAGCGGCATGACCTGGGCCCGGTCTCGTGCGAGGTCATCGCCCAGGATTGGTCGTTCCTCCACACGCTTCTGGGACCTCGGCCGGTGGGCATCGTGCACATGGCGGCCATTACGGACACCACCGTCGAGGACGAGGCCCAGATGCTCGACGAGAACGCAGGCCCGGCATGGGACGGACTGCTCGAGTCGGCGAGCGAAACCGGCCATCGGCTCGTATACGCCAGCAGCGCGGCCACGTATGGCACGCCGCCGCAGGCAGCCCAGCGCGTCGCGTTCTCCCTCGACGCCGCGGGCACGCCCGACAACATCTACGGCTTCAGCAAGTGGGTCATGGAAAACAGCCATCGGCGCGTGCAGGCACGCGATCCGGCCGCGCACATCGTGGGCCTGCGCTTCTTCAACGTCTTCGGTCCGGGCGAATCGAACAAGGGGCCGATGGCGTCGATGGCCTACAAGCTCGCCCAACAGATGCTCGAAGGAAAGGCGCCGCGGCTGTTCACACCCGGTGATCAGGCGCGAGACCAGGTGTACGTGGACGACGTGGTCGACTGCGTGCTTGCAGGCCTTGGCCTGGGCGACTTTAGGAAGCCCACGCCCGGCGTGTACAACCTCGGCAGTGGCAAACCCACGACCTTCAACGAATTGGCCGACGCCGTGCGTCGCGGGCTGGGGTTGGGCGAGGCCGAACTGGCCACCGAGTACTTCGAGATGCCCGAGAGCGTGCGACGCTTCTACCAGGACTTCACGCTGGCCAATATGAGCGAGACGGCTCGGGGGTTGGGGTTCACGGCACAGCACGACCCGGTGCGAACGATCGAGGCCTACGCCGCGTACCTCAAGCAACGCCACACGACCACGCCCGCGGGAGCCACGCCTTGA
- a CDS encoding SDR family oxidoreductase: MSIRRILVTGGAGFVGSHLCERLVNDGQDVICVDNFFTSQKSTIAHLLDRPNFELIRHDVTHPLWLEVDEVYNLACPAAPGHYQYNPIKTMKTSVLGAIHLLGMAKRCNATILQASTSEVYGDPEVHPQPESYRGAVNTIGPRACYDEGKRAAETLFFDYHRHNGVKIKVVRIFNTYGPRMHPHDGRVVSNFIRQALAGEDLTIYGDGSQTRSFQYVDDLVEGIYRMMHGPDDFPGPVNIGNPGEFTILQLAEMVIELSGSKSTIVHRDAAIDDPKQRQPDITLAKQKLDWQPTVALREGLQATIEYFRTIDIDSFRAPTPNY, from the coding sequence TTGAGCATTCGACGCATCCTCGTTACCGGCGGCGCCGGCTTCGTCGGCTCGCACCTGTGCGAACGCCTGGTGAACGACGGCCAGGACGTCATCTGCGTCGACAACTTCTTCACCAGCCAGAAGAGCACCATCGCCCACCTGCTCGACAGGCCCAACTTCGAGCTCATCCGCCACGACGTCACGCACCCGCTGTGGCTCGAGGTCGACGAGGTCTACAACCTTGCCTGCCCCGCCGCCCCGGGCCACTACCAGTACAACCCTATCAAGACTATGAAGACCAGCGTGCTTGGCGCCATCCACTTACTGGGCATGGCCAAGCGGTGCAACGCCACCATCCTCCAGGCTTCGACCAGCGAGGTCTACGGTGATCCCGAGGTCCACCCCCAGCCCGAGAGCTACCGCGGCGCGGTCAACACCATCGGTCCGCGCGCCTGCTACGACGAGGGCAAACGCGCCGCCGAGACGCTCTTCTTCGACTACCACCGACATAACGGCGTCAAGATCAAGGTCGTCCGCATCTTCAACACCTACGGCCCGCGGATGCACCCGCACGACGGCCGCGTGGTCTCCAACTTCATCCGCCAAGCCCTGGCCGGCGAGGACCTCACCATCTACGGCGACGGCAGCCAGACCCGCAGCTTCCAGTACGTCGACGACCTGGTCGAGGGGATCTACCGCATGATGCACGGCCCCGACGACTTCCCCGGCCCGGTCAACATCGGCAATCCCGGCGAGTTCACCATCCTGCAACTGGCCGAGATGGTCATCGAACTCAGCGGCTCAAAGTCAACGATCGTGCATCGAGACGCCGCGATCGACGATCCCAAGCAGCGCCAGCCCGATATCACCCTCGCCAAGCAGAAGCTCGACTGGCAGCCGACGGTTGCGTTGCGTGAAGGCCTCCAAGCGACCATCGAGTACTTTCGCACGATCGACATCGACAGCTTCCGGGCGCCGACGCCCAACTACTAG
- a CDS encoding GNAT family N-acetyltransferase, whose product MAIAIKPATRTDAPHWLAMRKALGPDWITPHAERMVAEYFDSGTIDHLPHVVLIAWRGEKRVGMTEVSLRQFAEGCETSPVGYLEGWFVDDNCRGGGVGKALVEAAKHWSRSQGCTEFASDAEMDNLASQAAHEALGFEPVCDIRCYRIALG is encoded by the coding sequence ATGGCCATCGCCATCAAGCCCGCTACACGCACGGACGCGCCGCACTGGCTTGCGATGCGGAAGGCCCTTGGCCCCGACTGGATCACGCCCCACGCCGAACGCATGGTCGCCGAGTACTTCGACTCGGGCACCATTGATCACCTTCCTCACGTTGTGCTGATTGCATGGCGGGGCGAAAAGCGCGTTGGCATGACCGAGGTTTCCCTCCGCCAGTTCGCCGAGGGCTGCGAGACTTCGCCTGTGGGCTACCTAGAAGGTTGGTTCGTCGACGACAATTGCCGCGGCGGGGGCGTGGGTAAGGCGCTCGTCGAGGCGGCCAAGCACTGGTCGCGATCGCAGGGCTGCACCGAATTCGCCTCCGACGCCGAGATGGACAACCTCGCCAGCCAGGCCGCTCATGAGGCCCTCGGCTTCGAGCCCGTCTGCGACATCCGCTGCTATCGCATCGCTCTCGGCTAG
- a CDS encoding NAD-dependent deacylase, which yields MPANHQCSDLQAVADLLKQAERVAVLTGAGVSAESGIDTFRQPQTGLWARYDPMELASIQALQRDPKMVTQWYHWRFSSCARAEPNEGHRALAELQSIKRAAGGDVDVLTQNIDGLHQAGGAQDVVELHGSILRWRCQKTGDMRPIQEVDFSDFPPNSEAGGVLRPDIVLFGEMLPIDALEAAERAVMSCDVFLTIGTSAVVYPAAGYIDLAISRGVPTVEINPDATPMTGSVTHALRGPSGVVLPELLRRVRG from the coding sequence ATGCCTGCCAACCACCAATGCTCGGACCTTCAGGCCGTTGCCGATCTGCTGAAGCAAGCCGAACGCGTGGCCGTGCTTACCGGCGCCGGCGTCTCGGCCGAGAGCGGGATTGACACCTTCCGCCAGCCCCAGACCGGGCTCTGGGCCCGATACGACCCGATGGAACTGGCGAGCATTCAAGCCCTTCAGCGTGACCCGAAGATGGTCACGCAGTGGTACCACTGGCGCTTTTCAAGCTGCGCCCGGGCCGAACCCAATGAAGGCCATCGAGCGCTCGCCGAGTTGCAGAGCATCAAGCGTGCTGCTGGCGGCGATGTGGACGTTCTCACCCAGAACATCGATGGTTTGCACCAGGCCGGCGGAGCGCAGGACGTCGTGGAACTGCACGGCTCGATCCTGCGCTGGCGTTGCCAGAAGACCGGCGACATGCGCCCGATCCAGGAAGTCGATTTCTCCGACTTCCCCCCCAATTCCGAGGCCGGCGGCGTGCTGCGGCCCGACATCGTGCTGTTTGGCGAGATGCTGCCGATAGATGCACTCGAGGCCGCTGAGCGGGCGGTGATGTCGTGCGACGTGTTCCTGACCATCGGCACGAGCGCGGTGGTGTACCCGGCGGCGGGGTACATCGACCTGGCGATCTCGCGCGGCGTGCCAACTGTGGAGATCAACCCCGACGCAACGCCCATGACGGGCTCGGTGACGCACGCGCTGCGCGGGCCGAGCGGGGTGGTGCTGCCCGAGTTGCTGCGGCGCGTGCGAGGCTAG
- a CDS encoding PEP-CTERM sorting domain-containing protein, translating into MKTPNMFLMLAAGVALSASQAAMAQYDTGDSWHRASDWVPGVVPGGTVFNPGPGFDGVGVWQYEYAEGGDGLGSDSPWYTQETTMLSWDNNWWGHGFGAWSQGNDVNPPIRQGKMTHNLVGSDYNEAPIVRWMLPSGTPELMVDINGQFDVLWTGNEFRGTDIDVELVIARESASGEFDVIFSDVLSKPTAGVSVGDTASSMVNLSDVTLADGDSLVISGRGVSGVGFTEGRWIDISDDLTISVAPVPAPASLALLGLGGFAAARRRR; encoded by the coding sequence ATGAAGACACCGAACATGTTCCTGATGCTTGCGGCGGGCGTGGCCCTTTCGGCCTCCCAGGCTGCCATGGCTCAGTACGACACTGGCGACAGTTGGCATCGCGCCAGCGATTGGGTGCCCGGCGTGGTGCCCGGCGGCACCGTGTTTAACCCCGGCCCCGGCTTTGACGGCGTGGGCGTGTGGCAGTACGAGTATGCCGAGGGCGGCGACGGCCTCGGAAGCGACAGCCCCTGGTATACCCAGGAAACCACGATGCTCAGTTGGGACAACAACTGGTGGGGCCACGGCTTTGGCGCTTGGAGCCAGGGCAACGACGTGAACCCCCCCATCCGCCAGGGCAAGATGACCCACAACCTCGTGGGCTCGGACTACAACGAGGCGCCCATCGTTCGCTGGATGCTGCCTAGCGGCACGCCCGAACTGATGGTCGACATCAACGGCCAGTTCGATGTGCTGTGGACCGGAAACGAATTTCGTGGCACTGACATCGACGTCGAGCTCGTCATCGCTCGAGAGAGCGCTTCGGGTGAATTCGACGTCATCTTCAGCGACGTGCTGAGCAAGCCCACCGCTGGCGTGAGCGTTGGTGATACGGCCAGCTCGATGGTGAACCTGTCCGACGTGACGCTTGCCGATGGCGACTCGCTGGTCATCTCCGGCCGTGGAGTCTCGGGCGTTGGCTTCACCGAGGGCCGTTGGATCGACATCAGCGACGACCTGACCATCAGCGTCGCTCCGGTGCCCGCACCGGCTTCGCTGGCCCTGCTGGGCCTGGGTGGCTTCGCCGCTGCCCGTCGCCGTCGCTAA